DNA sequence from the Juglans microcarpa x Juglans regia isolate MS1-56 chromosome 5S, Jm3101_v1.0, whole genome shotgun sequence genome:
acaaaagtaattctacaaactgatatggtttgATGTGGTATGTTCGATTATAAAGTTAACTTTTATTATACAGAAGATCTAACGAATTTCATGTAACCACATCAGTTAGTGGATTTACTTTGTGTAATCTATTTGTGTCtgtagtagttttttttttgaaatcgaTAAATCAAATTGATCGGCCTGTTCGACTGATTTTGAGGAGGCTCCCACTGGGTGCGCCTGCCTTGATGATGTCTCCACAATCGGTGAACCTAGGCCAGGTCTCACCCGATCGAGCTGGCTCCATGCAGGAGGGATAAGAAGTACAACATAttgactaggggtgtaaatcggtTGGTCCGGTACGGTCCGGGGGGTGATGGACTGAAATTTTTGATCCATCATTTTCCCTAGACCGGATTGGATCGAACATCTATAGGGACGAGACTGGACCGGTAGCTATTGGTCCGTTTGGTCCggcttaattaatttttatttttaatttttcttcttttttttttcaaataaattaataaaaaattatttaaattattaaattaaaattaagtgaattattaatgtgtatcatgtaactaactcattaaaaaaatattttatatagttaaagataaaaaattgtataaaaattacatcattaacttatataattactatataaaaataatatattaaattattaaaaatattttaacaatatatatgaGAGTTTGGTCCTGTCCgatctaaaatttataaacatcAGGACTGGACTAAATTCTCACAATCTATAATTTATAAGACTTAGACTGACTGGTTTATATGAGAGTAGATCAATGTATTAATGGAAACAACATGAGATCAAGGGTTTTGCCATtttaagtgatttaaaaaataaattttaaaatttaaagcgTTACCATTTAAATAAAGTAGATAATATACTTTACAATACGatattgacttaaaaatataataattatcatCATAGTATTTCTCAAGGTATCACGcatgagaaattaattaaagtaTATATAACGTACCGTTTATATGTATTTGATAGAATATAAAATACtagatacaattttagaatCTATAACTTCCATACATgactctcttaaaaaaatacgatgtattattaaaaaaaataattttttcatatgaattagTTTATCCATTtctttaaaatgaatataacatctaaaactgtaaatatctctaaaattataataaataatttgtatagttATAAGATgtataagttaaaaataatgtgTTAGGATTTGCACACTGAATCTATGTCACTCTAAAATTatagagtagtgctacatgtatacaaaaagttaattttttgtaagttttgagGTACCACCGCTAAATCTGCTAACACTTGACTAGACTCAATTAACACTTACTCGTTTGTTTTccaagatgagatgagattaaagttaaaaagttgaataaaatattattagaatatattttttaatattatttttgttttgagatttaaaaaagttgaattgtttattttattttgtgtggggatttgagaaagttgtaatgatgaaatgagatgagatgagatgtttcttgaaaacaaaagagGCTTTAAAAGCCACTATATTACTGCTCTAAAACATCCGATCCACATTTAGTAATTTACAACACTACTCTAAATACACTATATATGCGTTATAACTAACGCCCGAGAAGGTCGATCTGATCTTGCCACACACATATTTAACATTAATAAATACAACGATGGATATTCATGTTCGAACATTCTATATGCGCGCGCACATACACAGGCGAAGCGGCCCATGCATTTCTGATCTATTCTCTCTTTTTGTATGTGTCACGTTCAGGGAAATGGCGCCCTCAGTATCATATCGGTGAGCTTTATATCAATGGCAAAACCCTTCCCATGCTGTTTCCAGTAATCAGCCTGCGGATTGATCCACTCCGGCTCCGGTAACTCCACCCTCGATGCCCTCAGAACTTCTGTCGATATGTTGTACTTCCTATCCCTCGCATGGAGCAGCTCCGGTGAGACCTGGCCCAGGTTCACCGGTTGTGGAGACATCATCAAGGCAGGCGCACCCAGTGGTAGCTTGTCACCTTATTCACAACCCCTCCTTAAAATCAGTCGAACCGATCCATTTGATttacagatttaaaaaaaaaaaaaaaaatgcttagcTATACGTACGTGGCGTGCAAGTCAACGATGCTATTATGCTAAGTTTTATGCAGTTTCTTACCTCTATCAACCTGCCACGTGCACCAGAATTTGCCGTATGTTTTGACCAAATTTTCGAGTTCGGGATTCTCTATTATTCCTGGAACTCGGGGATTGACCCAGAGGCCAGACTTGATCTGGATCGTCCAAAGTCGATGCATAATCACAATcaagaattgaaaaaagaaagcgAATAATCAAGACTATACTGGAGTACAGGTGCGCGGTACAACCTCATAAGCATGGGAATGCCACAGCTTTTGCTCATCCGGAGGCAAATCTTCAAATATCCTATCCGATATTATATATTCAATACCTGTAGACCAGAACAATTAAGTTGGAAGTTGAAAAGACAGCAAcgttttgctttcttttatcAAAGCAAAAGCAAGAAGGGTAGGCCGGGGCCGGAGACAAAAGTTTTACCGATGAGACGGCCATGAGCGTGATCCGTATCGTAAACGGCGCACTGGAGGAAGTCCTGGTTGAGGCGGGTGATGTAGTGGTGGGTCTCGATCTGGCGGGTCATGTCGTGGCTGTAGGAGGCAAAGGTG
Encoded proteins:
- the LOC121266730 gene encoding oil body-associated protein 2C-like encodes the protein MASSDKSPSALATDGDPRPPGQPMTMEQHVIDKGAQILQSVKPVKKMSQHACTFASYSHDMTRQIETHHYITRLNQDFLQCAVYDTDHAHGRLIGIEYIISDRIFEDLPPDEQKLWHSHAYEIKSGLWVNPRVPGIIENPELENLVKTYGKFWCTWQVDRGDKLPLGAPALMMSPQPVNLGQVSPELLHARDRKYNISTEVLRASRVELPEPEWINPQADYWKQHGKGFAIDIKLTDMILRAPFP